TGACTCTATTAAAACAAGTGAAAGTGAATTTGTTTAGACTATCCAGAGGGGGGCCAACATTTGCGATAAAACCAGTGCTAAGACATTAAATAGATAAAAAATCAATTTATAGTAAACATATACTAATTTATAGTATATGTTTTTCAAGGTTTGCCAATCTGAGATCTCTTGCTTTAGTGTACCTGTCCATGACTTCTACATATTTAGCATCATTTGACGTTCCATCACAAATATCACAACATAGAAAACTTCCCGATAATAAGTCATATGTAATTGTATTTTTGTTGCTGCCTTTGAATCTGAACCTCCTGTCCCTTTAAATTTGTTATAAAACTTTTGCAGTAATTCATAACTGGAGAGCCATTTACAAGTATTCTTCCAAAATATAATTTTTTATTCTGTACGGCTAGTGACTTATTTTGTTTTACCATCATAGAATTAAAAAATTTTTGCATAAACTTTACTGAATATTCGTTATATCTATCATTAAGAGCCTGGAGTGACATTAATATGTTATACTTTTAATTATGTCATCTGGCAAACATGCATCAATATTTTGATGTCGTTTAACATTCCAACCATTATCTTCAGCCCACTTTAGAAACTTTTCAATTCTGTCTTTCATTAAATTCCCCCCATATAGGAAATGCTGAAATTATCTTCCCTTTTGTTGTTAACATTCCTTCATAGTGAAATCCTACTGCCTTTCCTCTTGCATTTAATTGTCCTTCTAATATATGTTCTAATGAACCTTCTTTAAAATTTTCAACATTTTTTAAATCTGCTATTGACTTCACATAGCTGAGCTTGGGGCTGAGTTTGTCTTATTATCTTTTAGTGGTACAGTCTACTGTTTTTAGGATCTATGACTTTTTTATCACTATAAAAAGCAATGAACTAGCCTACTTATTTTCAGCTAGTTCATTTAGTCTTTTCTTCACTGCATTATTGAAATTATGCAGTAAGCATTAAGGAATGATTTTATCCATAATAGTGATACTATGGATAAATAAATATTAAAAAATGTTAAATTCTACGTGCGGAATGTAGGTTATATTGTGCCTATATGGTCTTATAGTCTAAATCATATAGCATAGTATTTTCGCAGTTAGTTTATACCAAATTTTGTAGCAAGTTCTACCTTAACTATTCAAAGTTAGTTTAAACCTGCTAGAAATTCATTAACTGCCATCTCAAATTTACTAGGATTTTTTTCCATTATGTCACTAAATAAATCTATAACTGTCTTCTTTATGGAACTATCTGAATTAGAAATAACTTTCACATAAATTTTTCGTGATGGAGCATCATTTAAAATTCGTTTATGAAGTACTTTAACCCATTCTTTAGCATGAGGATACATATCTGGTATAGCCTCTGCAAGCTTAGCTAAAGCTTCTTCTGCTCCGAACATTTTATCGTAAGATTCAATTGCATGTATTAATCCAAACATTACTTCATCATGTTCAGTTGAATCATCGAATCCTAAACACAGATATTTAATATTATTAACATCTTTCATACTAATAATATTTTCAACCGCTTGTTCAAAGTTTCTAATTTCTTCTTCTGTTTTAAGTAATCTATTATCCTTCAGCTTTTTTGCTTCAATATTTATATCCATTGTTCTTAACTCTCCTTACTTTTTATATAAATCTGGATATAGCTTCTTATTCATTTTTATCACATCTTCAAGCCCCTGTCTAATATCAGGTGTATAAAGATTGTCGTTTTGATATATACTTCTTGCATCTCGAATGTCGTGTGCTAGTGCATTACGAGGTGATAAATTTAGATAGTTTTGTAGTTTTTCCCCAGTCATACCATACGTATCAGTCAATCTATGCCTACCACCCTGACCCGGGAATGGCTGCTCCATATTCATCGCAACACCATCATTTTTAGGTACTCCTGCATTTGGTTCCATATATTTTGCTGATGGCATATGATGAGGAGTTATATTATCTCCACGTGAACCGGCATCTATCAAATCTTCATAAGTTCCAACATCACCCTCTCGAGGAAGTAGAGCTTTACTCGCCTCCTGGTATGCCTCTTTTCCCTTACCAACAATCTTTTTAGTTATATTCTTAGCAAGTTTTTCAATTTCACTAGCTCCACCAGCACCATTCATTGCAAATACAGTTCCGTTACTTAATTTGCCTGCTGCCTCTTCTACTTCTGGTGACATTCCTGCTTTTATTCCCTTGTATATCTTTCCTAATAGACTTCCTGCTCCTAGTGTACCTAGTCCAAACAACTGCTCTCCTGTACTATAGTGCTTTCCTGATACTAAATCCTTTCCTTCAACTATTTCACCTAACATTTTAAATCCACCAAATACTGGTATGAAAACAAGGGGGGTTTGCAATGTACTTGTATTCTGTGTGGATGGACTGAATGGATTTAAAGATGCAATAGGAACTGTATATCCTTTTACCAAAATCCAGAGATGTATAATTCATCAGCTGAGAAGCAGTATGAAATACATACCTTATAAAGATAAAAAGGTATTTGCAAAAGACTTGAAAGCTGTCTATGGTGCAGTAAATGAGGATGCCGCACTCGAGAATCTCATGGATGCAAAAGAAAAATGGGAAAGCAAATACCCAAATGCCATAAAAAGTTGGGAAGACAACTGGGATAACCTTGTAACTTTCTTCATGTTTCCTGATTATATCCGTAAAATCATGTACACTACAAATGCCATAGAGAGTCTTAACAGTCAGTTTAGGAAAGTAACCAAAACTAAGCTTATATTTCCAAATGACGATAGTCTCATGAAAATGTTGTACCTTGCCACGCAGAGAATAAGCAGGAAATGGACCCGTTCCTATGAAAATTGGGATATGGTTGTAAATCAGCTTAATATCTTATTCAGCAAAATATTGAACAGAGGAGCATAGAACCCACCAGGGACTCTGTCCCCGGACCCCTGAGGTTTATCCTCATGTGTTCTGTCAGGAACGGGTAAAACGGATAGTTTTTATCCTATCCGTTCCTGCATAGAACACCAATAATCGCTCAGGTTGCTCCTCAGCAGTGCCCTATATTATTATTGGCGTGTATATTATTGACCAAAAGTGGATATAATATACAATGTAATGCTGGTTGATAATTCGCAGTTATCGATACTAATTTGCATTAATTTACAAATCATAACATTCCAAAATTATTTGTCGAAAGAAAGAGAATACATATAATTATTTACACGGCCGAAAGCCTACTTCGAAAATGATACTTAGTTATTCCAAGAAAGCTTATCCATGGGATAATGCATGCATTGAATCCTTCCATGCAATCATTAAACGTGAATGGATAAATCGCTCTTTAGAATTAAAAATTATCGTCATGCATATATTCTTGTATTTGAATACATTGAAACATTTTATAATACCACAAGGATTCATAGTCATTGCAATTATA
This genomic interval from Clostridium kluyveri contains the following:
- a CDS encoding EndoU domain-containing protein, encoding MKSIADLKNVENFKEGSLEHILEGQLNARGKAVGFHYEGMLTTKGKIISAFPIWGEFNERQN
- a CDS encoding Imm30 family immunity protein, with translation MDINIEAKKLKDNRLLKTEEEIRNFEQAVENIISMKDVNNIKYLCLGFDDSTEHDEVMFGLIHAIESYDKMFGAEEALAKLAEAIPDMYPHAKEWVKVLHKRILNDAPSRKIYVKVISNSDSSIKKTVIDLFSDIMEKNPSKFEMAVNEFLAGLN
- a CDS encoding type VII secretion protein — protein: MLGEIVEGKDLVSGKHYSTGEQLFGLGTLGAGSLLGKIYKGIKAGMSPEVEEAAGKLSNGTVFAMNGAGGASEIEKLAKNITKKIVGKGKEAYQEASKALLPREGDVGTYEDLIDAGSRGDNITPHHMPSAKYMEPNAGVPKNDGVAMNMEQPFPGQGGRHRLTDTYGMTGEKLQNYLNLSPRNALAHDIRDARSIYQNDNLYTPDIRQGLEDVIKMNKKLYPDLYKK
- a CDS encoding IS3 family transposase, whose amino-acid sequence is MDKSLFRIKNYRHAYILVFEYIETFYNTTRIHSHCNYMSPNEFEKAYENAKELITSTAS